In the genome of Fusobacterium necrogenes, one region contains:
- a CDS encoding iron-containing alcohol dehydrogenase → MKFDFNYYNPTKIYFGKTALNNLKEELKNYGENILLVYGKNSIKRSGLYDRVIEILKETNKKVVELAGIKSNPTYDQMMEGARLVKENNVDLILGVGGGSVIDCSKGISVSAYCNGDPWQKYWVNFEEVDNKIIPVGSILTMAGTGSEMNGGSVITHEKQMLKNGRVFSPEVYPKFSILNPEYTYTVPKYQMISGIFDTLSHLMEQYFSGNDNNTTDYIIEGVMEALIDNARVAIRNPENYEARSNIMWCTTVGLNTITGLSKTQDWEVHMIEHQLGAYTDCAHGIGLAIISIPYYKYIYKHGLDKFVRFAQKIWNVNGENMSKEEIALAGIEKLSDFIKELGIPTTLREIGTTEDMLPKIANSCVILDSGYKKLSPEDILKILKLAY, encoded by the coding sequence ATGAAATTTGACTTCAACTATTATAATCCAACTAAAATTTATTTTGGAAAAACAGCTCTTAACAATCTAAAAGAGGAATTAAAAAATTATGGTGAAAATATTCTTTTAGTATATGGAAAAAATTCAATTAAAAGAAGTGGTCTCTATGATAGAGTTATTGAAATTTTAAAAGAAACTAACAAAAAAGTTGTAGAATTAGCTGGAATAAAATCAAACCCTACTTATGATCAAATGATGGAAGGAGCAAGACTTGTCAAAGAAAATAATGTAGATTTAATTTTAGGAGTAGGTGGAGGATCTGTAATAGATTGTTCTAAAGGAATATCTGTATCAGCTTACTGTAATGGAGATCCTTGGCAAAAATACTGGGTAAATTTTGAAGAAGTTGATAACAAAATCATTCCAGTAGGAAGTATACTTACTATGGCTGGAACAGGATCTGAAATGAATGGTGGTTCTGTAATTACTCATGAAAAACAGATGTTAAAAAATGGAAGGGTTTTTTCTCCTGAGGTTTATCCTAAATTTTCTATTCTAAATCCAGAATATACTTACACTGTTCCTAAATATCAAATGATAAGTGGTATTTTTGATACTTTATCTCATCTGATGGAACAATACTTTTCAGGTAATGATAATAATACAACTGATTATATTATTGAAGGAGTTATGGAAGCTTTGATTGATAATGCAAGAGTAGCTATAAGAAACCCTGAGAATTATGAAGCTAGAAGTAATATTATGTGGTGTACAACTGTTGGATTAAATACAATTACAGGACTTTCAAAAACTCAAGATTGGGAAGTACATATGATAGAACATCAACTTGGAGCTTATACAGATTGTGCTCATGGAATTGGTCTTGCTATTATCTCTATTCCTTATTATAAATATATTTATAAACATGGATTAGATAAGTTTGTAAGATTTGCACAAAAAATCTGGAATGTAAATGGTGAAAATATGAGTAAGGAAGAGATTGCTCTTGCTGGAATCGAGAAACTTTCTGACTTTATAAAAGAACTTGGTATTCCTACAACATTAAGAGAAATTGGAACTACTGAAGATATGTTACCAAAAATCGCTAACTCTTGTGTGATTCTTGATAGTGGCTATAAAAAATTATCTCCTG
- a CDS encoding carbon starvation CstA family protein, translated as MLSFVVSIIVLVVGYFIYGKIVEGIFGPDENSLTPAKRLEDGVDYVEMDEKKTFLIQFLNIAGTGPIFGAVAGAMWGPAAFIWIVFGCIFAGAVHDYLIGMMSLRKDGASVAELVGENLGDKAKQLMRVFSVVLLILVGVVFVTSPAAILHDLVKSVPTIAFVGLIIIYYLIATVLPIDKVIGKIYPIFGICLLIMAVGIGVGIIVQGYQIPEITFQNYHPKGVSIFPYLCISIACGAISGFHATQSPMMARCLGNEKQGRRVFYGAMIAEGIVALIWAAAAMSFFGGTEGLGEALGQGGAAVVVNKISNSVLGKVGGALAILGVVACPITSGDTAFRSARLTIADAINYKQGPIVNRFIVAIPLFVVGVALCFIDFNILWRYFSWSNQTLATIALWAAAKYLINHDKNYYIALIPSIFMTVVVTSYIIIAPEGFVRFFKGVPTDTVELIGTVVGIIVALICTIAFIKTSKKGVKYAPMHS; from the coding sequence ATGCTAAGTTTTGTAGTATCAATAATTGTTTTAGTAGTTGGATATTTTATTTATGGTAAAATTGTTGAAGGAATATTTGGTCCCGATGAAAATTCTCTCACTCCAGCTAAAAGATTAGAGGATGGAGTAGACTATGTTGAAATGGATGAAAAGAAAACTTTCTTAATTCAATTTCTTAATATAGCTGGAACAGGACCTATATTTGGAGCAGTTGCTGGAGCAATGTGGGGACCTGCTGCATTTATATGGATAGTATTTGGTTGTATCTTTGCTGGTGCTGTTCATGATTATCTAATTGGAATGATGTCTTTGAGAAAAGATGGTGCTAGCGTAGCAGAATTAGTTGGAGAAAATCTAGGAGACAAAGCTAAACAGTTGATGAGAGTTTTTTCAGTAGTTTTATTAATTTTAGTAGGAGTTGTATTTGTAACAAGTCCAGCTGCTATTTTACATGATTTAGTTAAATCTGTTCCTACAATAGCTTTTGTAGGATTAATCATCATTTATTATTTAATAGCTACAGTACTTCCAATAGATAAAGTAATTGGTAAAATCTATCCTATATTTGGTATATGTTTACTTATAATGGCGGTTGGTATAGGAGTTGGTATCATAGTACAAGGATATCAAATCCCTGAAATTACCTTCCAAAATTATCATCCAAAAGGTGTTTCTATATTCCCATATCTATGTATCTCTATAGCCTGTGGTGCAATTAGTGGTTTCCATGCTACTCAATCTCCTATGATGGCAAGATGTCTTGGAAATGAAAAACAAGGTAGAAGAGTATTCTATGGTGCTATGATAGCAGAAGGAATAGTAGCTCTTATTTGGGCAGCTGCAGCTATGTCTTTCTTCGGTGGAACAGAAGGATTAGGAGAGGCTCTCGGACAAGGTGGAGCTGCGGTTGTTGTAAATAAAATTTCAAACAGTGTCTTAGGTAAAGTTGGAGGAGCCCTTGCTATACTAGGTGTAGTTGCTTGTCCTATAACTTCTGGAGATACAGCTTTTAGAAGTGCTAGACTTACTATAGCAGATGCTATTAATTATAAACAAGGACCTATTGTCAATAGATTTATTGTTGCTATCCCACTATTTGTAGTAGGAGTAGCTCTATGTTTTATAGATTTTAATATTCTATGGAGATATTTCAGTTGGTCTAACCAAACTTTAGCTACAATAGCTCTATGGGCTGCAGCTAAATATCTAATTAATCATGATAAAAATTACTATATAGCATTAATTCCATCAATATTTATGACAGTAGTTGTAACTTCATATATAATTATTGCACCTGAAGGTTTTGTGAGATTTTTCAAAGGTGTTCCTACAGATACAGTTGAATTAATTGGTACTGTAGTTGGAATTATTGTAGCACTAATCTGTACGATAGCTTTTATAAAAACATCAAAAAAGGGAGTTAAATATGCCCCTATGCACTCTTAA
- a CDS encoding LytS/YhcK type 5TM receptor domain-containing protein, with product MFELTVRSLNNLGYIIALAFFFTKFESARDIFTKKKRSKKDIFFLSLFFSFLSIIGTYTGIDYRGAIVNTRNIGVAVSGIIGGPHVGIITGVVAGIHRFFIDIESPTTIACAISSISGGFITSIFFKRTNEKNCYIYGFISGFLIENLSMILILVTGYFFNNFSMATDIVKNIYLPMILANALGVSIVIIIIEDIISEKEIMAGKQAKLALEIANKSLPYIRKGDKLNEVCKIILESLEAKIVIITDDKNIIASYLASGDYILNHTEIRSSATKQVLKTGEFLILGKEESDAADFQCIGGSIKSCIILPLFQEGKKISGTLKLYFDTSKIIAERKQYLAEGLSMLISTQLELSRIENFKAMAKEAELKILQAQINPHFLFNALHTISSFVRIEPNKAREIIINLSNYLRYNLENFSKLLPLQDEINQVEAYINIEKARFGEKINVIYNIPKALLNVQLPSLIIQPLVENSIKHGILKRREGGNIWISAFEKEDIYTISIEDDGVGIEQAIIDNIDNKIEKNIGLKNVHNRLKILYGRGLTIERLDRGTKVSFYINKEGIC from the coding sequence ATGTTTGAATTAACCGTTAGAAGTTTGAATAATTTGGGTTATATAATAGCTCTTGCTTTTTTCTTTACAAAATTTGAAAGTGCTAGAGACATATTCACTAAAAAAAAACGTAGTAAAAAAGATATCTTCTTTCTTTCTTTATTTTTTTCGTTTCTTTCAATAATAGGAACTTATACAGGAATAGATTACCGTGGAGCCATAGTAAATACTAGAAACATAGGAGTAGCTGTATCTGGAATAATAGGTGGACCACATGTAGGAATTATAACAGGGGTTGTAGCAGGAATACATAGATTTTTCATAGATATAGAAAGTCCAACTACTATAGCATGTGCTATTTCTTCTATCAGTGGAGGATTTATAACATCTATATTTTTTAAACGGACCAATGAAAAAAATTGTTATATATACGGATTTATTAGTGGATTTCTTATAGAAAATTTAAGTATGATTTTGATTTTAGTGACAGGTTATTTTTTTAATAATTTTAGTATGGCTACGGATATTGTAAAAAATATATATCTTCCCATGATTTTAGCTAATGCTTTAGGTGTTTCTATAGTGATAATTATAATTGAGGATATTATCTCTGAAAAAGAAATAATGGCAGGAAAGCAAGCTAAGCTCGCATTGGAAATAGCTAACAAATCTCTTCCATATATCAGAAAAGGAGATAAATTAAATGAAGTATGTAAAATTATTCTTGAATCTTTAGAAGCTAAAATTGTAATAATAACTGATGATAAAAATATAATTGCGAGTTATTTAGCATCTGGAGATTACATATTAAATCACACTGAAATAAGAAGTTCTGCTACAAAACAGGTTCTTAAAACAGGAGAATTTTTGATATTAGGAAAAGAAGAAAGTGATGCGGCAGACTTTCAATGTATAGGAGGAAGTATAAAATCTTGTATTATTCTTCCTTTATTTCAAGAAGGGAAAAAAATATCTGGAACTTTAAAACTTTATTTTGATACTTCTAAAATAATAGCTGAAAGAAAACAATATTTAGCAGAAGGTTTATCTATGCTTATATCTACTCAATTAGAGCTAAGTAGGATAGAGAATTTTAAAGCTATGGCAAAGGAAGCTGAATTAAAAATCTTACAAGCTCAAATAAATCCACATTTTCTTTTTAATGCATTGCATACAATCTCTTCTTTTGTGAGAATAGAGCCTAATAAAGCTCGAGAAATAATAATTAACCTATCCAATTATTTAAGATATAATTTAGAAAATTTTTCAAAGTTACTTCCCTTACAAGATGAAATAAATCAAGTTGAAGCCTATATTAATATTGAAAAAGCAAGATTTGGAGAAAAAATAAATGTGATATATAATATTCCAAAGGCACTTTTGAATGTACAATTACCAAGTCTTATAATTCAGCCATTAGTTGAAAATAGTATAAAACATGGAATATTAAAAAGGAGAGAGGGAGGGAATATTTGGATTTCTGCCTTTGAAAAAGAGGATATTTATACTATTAGTATAGAAGATGATGGAGTAGGTATAGAGCAGGCAATTATAGATAATATAGATAATAAAATAGAAAAAAATATTGGTTTAAAAAATGTACATAATCGTTTAAAGATACTTTATGGGAGAGGTTTGACTATTGAGAGATTAGATAGGGGGACTAAAGTTTCTTTTTATATAAATAAGGAGGGAATATGTTAA
- a CDS encoding LytR/AlgR family response regulator transcription factor, with amino-acid sequence MLNCIIVEDEFPAREELKYFISKHKGLNLEKEFDNPVDALKYFQEAKTDIVFLDINMPELDGMSLGKILMKLNPELKIVFITAYKDFAAEAFEIKAFDYILKPYSEKRISEVLDNLISVRENNFVKEIEKINKVTVFLNEKMVVLSLDEICYIEVAEKESLVYTKEEVYTSKFKISKWEEILPENKFYRTHRAYIVNLDKIKEIEPWFNGTFVLKVQDLKFKVPVSRNNVKEFKELLNIK; translated from the coding sequence ATGTTAAATTGTATAATAGTAGAAGATGAGTTTCCTGCAAGAGAGGAGTTAAAATACTTTATCTCTAAACACAAGGGTTTAAATCTCGAAAAAGAGTTTGATAATCCTGTAGATGCTTTAAAATATTTTCAAGAAGCTAAAACAGATATAGTTTTTTTAGATATAAATATGCCTGAATTAGATGGAATGAGTCTAGGAAAAATCTTAATGAAGTTAAATCCAGAGTTAAAAATAGTTTTTATTACAGCGTATAAGGATTTTGCAGCTGAAGCTTTTGAGATTAAGGCCTTTGATTATATTTTAAAACCATACTCTGAAAAAAGAATTTCAGAAGTATTGGATAATTTGATTTCAGTTAGAGAAAATAATTTTGTAAAAGAAATAGAGAAGATAAATAAAGTTACAGTTTTTTTAAATGAAAAAATGGTAGTGCTTTCACTAGATGAAATATGTTATATAGAAGTGGCAGAAAAAGAGAGCTTAGTGTACACTAAAGAGGAAGTATATACTTCCAAATTTAAAATTTCTAAGTGGGAAGAGATCCTTCCAGAAAATAAATTTTATAGAACACATAGAGCTTATATAGTAAATTTAGATAAGATAAAAGAAATAGAGCCTTGGTTTAATGGGACATTTGTTCTAAAAGTTCAAGATTTAAAATTTAAAGTTCCAGTAAGTAGAAATAATGTGAAGGAGTTTAAAGAATTGTTGAACATAAAGTAA
- the speE gene encoding polyamine aminopropyltransferase, producing the protein MLDLWYSEKWSEDTKFSIKIKEHLYSEQTPFQKIDFFISNEYGRFFTLDGFIMITEKDEFFYHEMITHVPMCTNLNIKKVLVIGGGDGGTVRELTRYSSIEKIDMVEIDERVVRLSQKYLPFTADKLSDSRVTLIFDDGLKFVKNCKNEKYDLIIVDSTDPISVGEGLFTQKFYEDCYRILKTDGILVNQHESPYHENYAKEMKKAHDKIKDIFPISKVYQFHQPTYASGHWLFGFASKKYDPVIDCDTISWNKLGIKTRYYNTDIQKACFALPNYVKKRLGY; encoded by the coding sequence ATGTTAGATTTATGGTATAGTGAAAAATGGTCTGAAGATACAAAATTTTCAATAAAAATTAAAGAACATCTATATTCTGAACAAACTCCTTTTCAAAAGATAGATTTTTTTATCTCTAATGAATATGGACGTTTTTTTACACTAGATGGCTTCATCATGATAACTGAAAAAGATGAGTTTTTTTATCATGAAATGATAACTCATGTTCCTATGTGTACAAATTTAAACATAAAAAAAGTCTTAGTCATAGGAGGAGGGGATGGGGGTACAGTTAGAGAATTAACTAGATATTCATCTATTGAAAAAATCGATATGGTTGAAATTGATGAAAGAGTAGTTAGATTATCTCAAAAGTATCTTCCATTTACAGCAGATAAATTAAGTGACAGTAGAGTAACCCTTATTTTTGATGATGGCTTAAAATTTGTAAAAAATTGTAAAAATGAAAAGTATGATCTAATAATTGTGGATTCAACTGACCCTATATCTGTTGGTGAAGGACTTTTTACTCAGAAATTTTATGAAGATTGCTATAGAATTTTAAAAACTGATGGAATCTTAGTGAATCAACATGAATCTCCTTATCATGAAAACTATGCGAAAGAGATGAAAAAAGCCCATGATAAAATAAAAGATATCTTTCCTATCTCAAAAGTTTATCAGTTCCATCAACCTACATATGCATCTGGACACTGGTTATTTGGATTTGCTTCTAAAAAATATGATCCTGTTATAGATTGTGATACTATTTCTTGGAACAAACTAGGAATAAAAACAAGATATTATAATACAGATATTCAAAAAGCTTGCTTTGCTCTTCCTAACTATGTAAAAAAAAGACTAGGATATTAA
- the speD gene encoding adenosylmethionine decarboxylase encodes MKLETLGRHILIEFYNCDEEILKNPEIVEKRMNEAAKIANATIVQSVFHHFNPYGVSGAVIISESHLAIHTWPEYGYAAVDVFTCGDKINPWTAFKFLEEVFCAKRSESIEVPRGMVEKIRNFSPKDLGKITFKPEVIEGEAC; translated from the coding sequence TTGAAACTAGAAACACTTGGAAGACATATTTTGATTGAATTTTACAACTGTGATGAGGAGATATTAAAAAACCCTGAAATAGTTGAAAAAAGAATGAATGAAGCAGCGAAAATAGCAAATGCGACTATTGTACAATCTGTATTTCATCACTTTAATCCATATGGAGTATCTGGAGCTGTAATCATTTCCGAATCTCACTTAGCAATACATACTTGGCCTGAGTATGGTTATGCTGCTGTTGACGTTTTTACCTGTGGAGATAAAATAAATCCTTGGACAGCATTCAAATTTTTAGAAGAAGTATTTTGTGCTAAAAGGAGTGAATCAATTGAAGTTCCAAGAGGAATGGTTGAAAAAATAAGAAATTTTTCTCCTAAAGATTTAGGAAAAATAACTTTTAAACCTGAAGTAATTGAGGGGGAAGCATGTTAG
- a CDS encoding helix-turn-helix domain-containing protein, with amino-acid sequence MNIGKKIKRLRQEKYLTQDELASRCELSKGFISQIERGLTSPSIANLADILEGLGTNLKDFFSDDTDEKIVFNLDDAFEVIDSKMKYKVEWIIPNAQKNQMEPILLTLEEGGRYKEEIAHDGQEFGYVLEGEINIHLGDNVFKAKKGESFYYNSGKNHYLSNSGKGVAQILWVATPPSF; translated from the coding sequence ATGAATATAGGAAAAAAGATTAAAAGATTAAGGCAAGAAAAGTATCTAACTCAAGATGAATTAGCTAGTCGTTGTGAACTTTCAAAGGGATTTATTTCACAGATTGAAAGAGGCTTAACTTCACCATCCATTGCTAATTTAGCAGATATATTAGAAGGACTAGGAACTAATCTTAAAGATTTTTTTAGTGATGATACAGATGAAAAAATTGTTTTTAATTTAGATGATGCTTTTGAAGTAATTGATTCTAAAATGAAATATAAAGTTGAGTGGATAATTCCTAATGCTCAGAAAAATCAAATGGAACCAATTCTTTTGACCTTAGAAGAGGGTGGAAGGTATAAAGAAGAGATAGCTCATGATGGACAGGAATTTGGTTATGTTTTAGAAGGGGAGATAAATATTCATTTAGGCGATAATGTATTTAAGGCTAAAAAAGGTGAATCTTTTTACTATAACTCTGGTAAAAATCATTATCTTTCTAACTCAGGAAAAGGAGTCGCCCAGATTTTATGGGTAGCTACTCCACCATCTTTTTAA
- a CDS encoding AraC family transcriptional regulator has protein sequence MKNLEFKEKIVHGTKFFPFAYYYVTPLHPRYTMTVHWHEECELIRIIEGSFNLKINTKSYHLSKGNVAFINSGFIHSGAPKNCIYECLVFDISFLKRERSFANSFLNSLITFQKEIKIIYTKENENILKIFDEIFDLIKEKKKGFEMKIFGLFYYFLGIIEKEDLFSNKLNISFSNKKKLIHLKKVLSIIQKKYMYDISLEDLASSIEMNTNYFCKFFKELTKKTPMEYLNYYRVECAKEKLKESNLSITEIAYDCGFNDLSYFTKVFKKYNNDLTPRKFLKLHKEA, from the coding sequence ATGAAAAATCTAGAATTTAAAGAAAAAATTGTACACGGAACAAAATTTTTCCCTTTTGCTTACTACTATGTTACTCCTCTCCATCCACGCTATACCATGACTGTTCATTGGCATGAGGAATGTGAATTAATCAGGATAATAGAAGGAAGTTTCAATTTAAAAATTAATACCAAATCCTATCATCTTTCCAAAGGTAACGTTGCCTTTATAAATAGTGGCTTCATTCATTCTGGAGCTCCTAAAAACTGTATCTATGAATGTCTAGTCTTTGATATTTCATTTCTAAAACGAGAAAGAAGTTTTGCAAATAGCTTTTTAAACAGTCTAATCACCTTTCAAAAAGAGATTAAAATAATTTATACAAAAGAAAATGAAAATATTTTAAAAATATTTGATGAAATTTTTGATTTAATAAAAGAAAAGAAAAAAGGTTTTGAAATGAAAATTTTTGGATTATTTTATTATTTCTTAGGGATAATAGAAAAAGAAGATCTCTTTTCTAATAAGTTAAATATAAGTTTTAGCAATAAAAAAAAGTTAATTCATTTAAAAAAAGTTTTATCTATAATACAAAAAAAATATATGTATGATATATCTTTAGAGGATCTAGCTTCAAGTATTGAAATGAATACAAACTATTTCTGTAAATTTTTTAAAGAGTTAACTAAAAAAACACCTATGGAATATCTAAATTATTACCGAGTTGAGTGTGCTAAAGAAAAATTAAAAGAATCTAATCTCTCTATAACAGAAATAGCTTACGATTGTGGTTTTAATGATCTCAGTTATTTTACTAAGGTCTTTAAAAAATACAATAACGACCTTACTCCTAGAAAATTTTTAAAACTACATAAAGAAGCATAA
- a CDS encoding RbsD/FucU family protein, with protein MLKNIPTIISPELLKILAEMGHSDYLVIADGNFPAESIGKDSKVVRMDGHNVSEILEAILKLYPLDTYVDFPVILMEKVKGDVVETPIWDEYKKIVKKYDNRGRECFTNIDRFDFYEKAKKAYCIIATSEKALYANILLQKGVI; from the coding sequence ATGTTAAAGAATATTCCAACAATCATTTCACCTGAATTATTAAAAATTTTGGCAGAAATGGGACATAGTGATTATTTAGTAATTGCTGATGGGAATTTTCCAGCAGAGAGCATAGGAAAAGATAGCAAGGTAGTTAGAATGGATGGACATAATGTATCGGAAATATTAGAAGCTATCTTAAAACTTTATCCATTAGATACTTATGTTGATTTTCCAGTTATTTTAATGGAGAAGGTAAAAGGAGATGTTGTAGAAACTCCTATTTGGGACGAGTATAAAAAAATAGTAAAAAAGTATGATAATAGAGGAAGAGAATGTTTTACAAACATAGATAGATTTGATTTTTATGAAAAAGCAAAAAAAGCTTATTGTATTATAGCAACAAGTGAGAAAGCACTTTATGCAAATATTTTATTACAAAAAGGGGTAATTTAA
- the fucP gene encoding L-fucose:H+ symporter permease, with translation MAFENEGILKGQVKIEKIKKEEKMVVPKEYRVTFVMLVSCFILWGLLNNMTDNLVPAFGKIFMMSAVDSSLVQFAFYGSYAVLAIPAAIIIKKYTFRHGVLIGLGFYIVGALGYIPATILQNYNIFLVSIFILAGGLSILETTCNPFVISLGDEETSIRRINYAQAFNPLGSLAGLFMAKFMILGNLNPADYEERLAMDPTQLDAIRSTELLWVCIPYVGLIAIALVIWIFFLRNKSSKRDEGGDLNFGHSLNSLLQNKRYVFGVITQFFYVGMQIAVWTWMTKYVMTLTDLDEATAVNKYLYAMVLFIVMRWLCTYLMKKFMPARLMTVIAFIGILVTFGTIYLPASSSIVCLMIISGCMSLMFPTIYGIALRGLGEEVKLGAAGLIMAILGGALITPYMGKVIDTGSLAFLAPMYSGVEAAVRTSYYVPLICFVVVFLYGLFNSKKTK, from the coding sequence ATGGCATTTGAAAATGAAGGAATTTTAAAAGGTCAAGTAAAGATAGAGAAAATAAAAAAAGAAGAGAAGATGGTAGTTCCTAAAGAGTATAGAGTAACTTTTGTAATGTTAGTTTCATGTTTTATTTTATGGGGTTTACTAAATAATATGACTGATAATTTAGTTCCTGCTTTTGGAAAAATATTTATGATGTCAGCTGTAGATTCATCTTTAGTACAGTTTGCTTTTTATGGATCTTATGCAGTTTTAGCTATACCAGCAGCAATAATAATAAAAAAATATACATTTAGACATGGGGTTTTGATAGGTTTAGGTTTTTATATAGTAGGAGCATTGGGATATATTCCAGCTACAATATTACAAAATTATAACATTTTCTTAGTTTCAATCTTCATATTAGCTGGGGGACTTTCAATATTAGAAACAACTTGTAATCCATTTGTTATCTCATTAGGAGATGAAGAAACAAGTATAAGAAGAATAAACTATGCTCAAGCATTCAATCCATTAGGATCTTTAGCAGGATTATTCATGGCGAAATTTATGATACTTGGAAATCTTAACCCTGCTGACTATGAAGAAAGATTAGCAATGGATCCAACTCAGTTAGATGCTATCAGATCAACAGAACTTTTATGGGTATGCATTCCATATGTAGGACTTATAGCAATAGCTTTAGTAATTTGGATATTTTTCTTAAGAAATAAATCATCTAAAAGAGATGAGGGTGGAGATTTAAATTTTGGACATTCTCTAAATAGTTTATTACAAAATAAAAGATATGTCTTTGGAGTAATAACTCAATTTTTCTATGTAGGAATGCAAATAGCTGTATGGACTTGGATGACTAAGTATGTAATGACTTTAACTGATTTAGATGAAGCTACTGCTGTAAATAAATATCTTTATGCAATGGTTCTTTTCATAGTAATGCGTTGGTTATGTACTTATTTAATGAAAAAGTTTATGCCAGCAAGACTTATGACTGTAATAGCTTTTATAGGAATTTTAGTAACATTTGGAACAATTTATTTACCAGCATCAAGTTCAATAGTTTGCTTAATGATAATTTCAGGTTGTATGTCATTAATGTTCCCAACAATTTATGGAATAGCATTAAGAGGTTTAGGAGAAGAGGTAAAATTAGGAGCTGCAGGATTAATTATGGCAATTTTAGGAGGAGCATTGATAACTCCATATATGGGAAAAGTTATTGATACAGGAAGTTTAGCTTTTCTAGCTCCTATGTATTCAGGAGTAGAAGCTGCAGTAAGAACAAGTTATTATGTTCCATTAATCTGTTTTGTAGTTGTATTCCTTTATGGATTATTCAATAGTAAAAAAACAAAATAA
- the fucO gene encoding lactaldehyde reductase, which produces MPNRIILNNVSYHGKGAIQAIPDEVKARGFKKAFVCSDPDLVKFNVTKKVTDLLDANNLEYVIYSNIKPNPTIENVQTGVEEFKKSGADYIISVGGGSSMDTAKAIGIIINNPEFADVRSLEGCAPTKNPTVPTIAVATTAGTAAEVTINYVITDVEKERKFVCVDPNDMAIIAISDPDMMATMPKGLTAATGMDALTHAIEGYTTKAAWDMTDMFHLKAIELIAQSLRGAVNGEDKGREGMALAQYIAGMGFSNVGLGIVHSMAHPLGALYDTPHGVANAIILPTVMEYNAEYTGEKYKHIAKAFGVENVDTMTQEEYRKAAVEAVKKLSQDVGIPQNLKEIVKEKDLDFLAISAFNDVCTGGNPKDTSVEEIKELYKSLI; this is translated from the coding sequence ATGCCAAATAGAATAATTTTAAACAATGTATCATATCATGGAAAGGGAGCTATACAAGCTATACCAGATGAGGTAAAGGCAAGAGGATTTAAAAAAGCTTTTGTTTGTAGTGATCCAGATTTAGTGAAATTTAATGTTACAAAAAAAGTTACAGATTTATTAGATGCTAATAATCTTGAGTATGTAATTTATTCAAATATAAAACCTAATCCTACAATAGAAAATGTACAAACAGGAGTAGAGGAGTTTAAAAAATCAGGAGCTGATTATATTATATCTGTTGGTGGAGGTTCATCAATGGATACAGCTAAAGCTATTGGAATAATAATTAATAATCCAGAGTTTGCAGATGTAAGAAGTCTAGAAGGTTGTGCTCCTACTAAAAATCCTACTGTTCCTACAATAGCAGTTGCTACAACAGCTGGAACAGCAGCAGAAGTAACAATTAACTATGTAATAACAGATGTGGAAAAAGAAAGAAAATTTGTATGTGTAGACCCTAATGACATGGCAATTATAGCTATATCTGATCCAGATATGATGGCAACTATGCCAAAAGGACTTACAGCAGCAACAGGAATGGATGCTTTAACCCATGCAATAGAAGGATATACTACAAAAGCAGCTTGGGATATGACAGATATGTTCCACTTAAAAGCTATTGAACTAATTGCTCAAAGTTTAAGAGGAGCAGTTAATGGAGAGGATAAAGGTAGAGAGGGAATGGCTTTAGCACAATATATAGCTGGAATGGGATTTTCAAATGTTGGACTTGGAATAGTACACTCTATGGCTCATCCATTAGGAGCTCTATATGATACACCACATGGAGTAGCTAATGCAATTATTTTACCAACTGTTATGGAATATAACGCTGAATATACTGGAGAAAAATATAAACATATAGCAAAAGCATTTGGAGTAGAAAATGTAGATACTATGACACAAGAGGAATATAGAAAAGCAGCAGTAGAAGCTGTAAAAAAACTTTCTCAAGATGTAGGAATTCCTCAAAACTTAAAAGAGATAGTAAAAGAGAAAGACTTAGATTTCTTAGCAATATCAGCATTTAATGATGTATGTACAGGAGGAAATCCAAAAGATACGTCAGTAGAGGAGATAAAAGAATTATATAAATCTCTAATTTAA